The proteins below are encoded in one region of Shewanella algae:
- a CDS encoding LysE family translocator, which yields MLELFAVASITMLAVISPGADFAMVSRNSMVLGRRAGLMTGAGISLGVWVHVLYSIAGIGLLISQSLWLFSLIKFAGAAYLIYLGITMLRSKAVEASELQTQEVISDWAALKSGFLTNALNPKTTLFVVALFTQVIDPQTSTLTQIGYGAFMSAAHLVWFSLVALLFSSQAARRSVARCRHWVERAIGGVLVSLGLGLAFSSVGRS from the coding sequence ATGCTAGAACTCTTCGCCGTCGCCAGTATCACTATGTTGGCCGTTATCAGCCCTGGGGCTGATTTTGCCATGGTATCCCGCAATAGCATGGTACTCGGACGCCGGGCCGGTCTGATGACGGGTGCCGGTATATCACTGGGCGTATGGGTACATGTGCTCTACTCCATTGCCGGTATCGGACTGCTGATCTCCCAATCACTGTGGCTGTTCAGCCTGATCAAGTTTGCCGGTGCGGCTTATCTGATTTATCTCGGCATCACCATGCTCAGAAGCAAGGCGGTTGAAGCATCTGAATTGCAGACCCAGGAAGTGATTTCCGATTGGGCGGCACTCAAGAGTGGGTTTCTGACCAATGCCCTCAATCCCAAGACGACATTGTTTGTGGTAGCACTCTTTACCCAGGTTATCGATCCCCAGACCAGCACTCTGACCCAAATAGGTTATGGCGCCTTTATGTCAGCCGCCCACCTGGTGTGGTTTTCATTGGTGGCTTTATTGTTTTCCTCGCAAGCTGCCCGTCGCTCCGTGGCCCGTTGTCGCCACTGGGTTGAACGCGCCATAGGCGGCGTTTTGGTCAGCCTGGGGCTGGGATTGGCCTTTTCCTCTGTGGGACGTTCCTGA